The Erythrolamprus reginae isolate rEryReg1 chromosome 5, rEryReg1.hap1, whole genome shotgun sequence genome window below encodes:
- the ACTRT3 gene encoding actin-related protein T3, with the protein MEKIWKHTYENELRLDSGTRPALITEAPLNPLSNREQMTRLLFEKFEVPALYVAIQAVLALYAAGLTTGCVMDSGDGVTHTVPIFEGYCLPHAVLRLDLAGRDLTDYLMRILRESGIALVSTAEREIVRIIKEALCYVCLNPEEEMAKPPTAIEKTWKLPDGQIIKIHNQLFRCPETLFRPSNIGMEAPGIDKLLFNTIMKCDIDLRTTLYANILLSGGSSLFYGISDRLTKELVRMAPKDTEVLVQAPSDRKISVWMGGSILASLSAFQEMWISKEEYAEVGPNIVHRKCF; encoded by the coding sequence ATGGAGAAAATCTGGAAGCATACTTATGAGAATGAATTGAGATTAGACTCCGGCACAAGGCCCGCACTGATCACCGAGGCACCGCTTAACCCGTTATCCAACCGTGAACAAATGACAAGGTTGCTCTTTGAAAAATTTGAAGTTCCGGCCCTCTACGTGGCCATCCAGGCTGTGCTGGCCCTCTACGCTGCCGGTCTCACGACAGGCTGTGTGATGGATTCTGGGGACGGGGTCACACATACCGTCCCGATCTTCGAAGGCTACTGCTTGCCTCACGCTGTTCTCCGGCTTGACCTGGCGGGCCGGGACCTGACGGATTATTTAATGAGAATCCTGAGGGAAAGTGGCATTGCCTTAGTGAGCACAGCCGAAAGAGAAATCGTGAGGATCATCAAGGAGGCCTTGTGTTACGTGTGCTTAAACCCTGAGGAAGAAATGGCTAAGCCACCTACTGCGATAGAGAAAACGTGGAAATTGCCTGATGGTCAGATCATCAAAATCCACAATCAATTGTTCCGCTGCCCAGAGACCCTCTTTCGTCCATCTAACATTGGCATGGAAGCGCCAGGAATAGATAAACTCTTATTCAACACCATCATGAAGTGTGACATTGACTTAAGGACCACTCTGTACGCCAACATCCTTCTTTCTGGGGGTTCCAGCCTCTTTTACGGGATTTCAGATCGCTTGACTAAGGAGCTGGTTCGCATGGCGCCCAAAGACACCGAAGTCCTGGTCCAAGCTCCTTCTGACCGGAAGATCTCCGTCTGGATGGGAGGGTCCATTCTGGCTTCTCTCTCAGCCTTCCAGGAGATGTGGATTTCCAAAGAAGAATATGCTGAAGTTGGGCCTAACATAGTACACAGGAAGTGCTTCTAG